From the Mustelus asterias chromosome 14, sMusAst1.hap1.1, whole genome shotgun sequence genome, one window contains:
- the LOC144503824 gene encoding gamma-crystallin S-1-like isoform X1 has protein sequence MNKIIFYEDRNFQGRHYECSTDCADLSPYFSRCNSIRVESDWWVTYEKPNYMGYQYVLTRGEYPDYQRWMGFNDNIRSCRSFPQYRGSNYRMRIYERPDFGGQMMEIMDDCPSVYDRFRYRDINSCHVMDGYWIFYEQPNYRGRQYFMRPGEYRRYSDWGGYNSTIGSFRRMRDF, from the exons ATGAACAAA ATCATTTTTTACGAGGACAGGAACTTCCAGGGTCGGCACTATGAGTGCAGCACTGACTGTGCTGACCTGTCCCCTTACTTCAGCCGCTGTAACTCCATCCGTGTTGAGAGTGACTGGTGGGTGACGTATGAAAAACCCAATTACATGGGATACCAGTATGTTCTGACCAGGGGAGAATATCCTGACTACCAGCGCTGGATGGGATTCAATGACAACATCAGGTCATGTCGCTCCTTCCCACAA TACCGAGGTAGCAATTACAGAATGAGGATTTACGAGAGGCCCGACTTTGGGGGACAGATGATGGAAATCATGGATGACTGTCCCTCTGTCTACGATCGTTTCCGTTACCGTGACATTAACTCCTGCCATGTGATGGACGGTTACTGGATCTTCTATGAACAGCCCAACTACAGAGGCCGACAGTACTTCATGAGACCCGGTGAATACAGGAGATACAGTGACTGGGGTGGCTACAACTCAACTATCGGATCTTTCAGACGCATGAGGGATTTTTAA
- the LOC144503824 gene encoding gamma-crystallin S-1-like isoform X3, with the protein MGKIIFYEDRNFQGRHYECSTDCADLSPYFSRCNSIRVESDWWVTYEKPNYMGYQYVLTRGEYPDYQRWMGFNDNIRSCRSFPQYRGSNYRMRIYERPDFGGQMMEIMDDCPSVYDRFRYRDINSCHVMDGYWIFYEQPNYRGRQYFMRPGEYRRYSDWGGYNSTIGSFRRMRDF; encoded by the exons ATGGGAAAG ATCATTTTTTACGAGGACAGGAACTTCCAGGGTCGGCACTATGAGTGCAGCACTGACTGTGCTGACCTGTCCCCTTACTTCAGCCGCTGTAACTCCATCCGTGTTGAGAGTGACTGGTGGGTGACGTATGAAAAACCCAATTACATGGGATACCAGTATGTTCTGACCAGGGGAGAATATCCTGACTACCAGCGCTGGATGGGATTCAATGACAACATCAGGTCATGTCGCTCCTTCCCACAA TACCGAGGTAGCAATTACAGAATGAGGATTTACGAGAGGCCCGACTTTGGGGGACAGATGATGGAAATCATGGATGACTGTCCCTCTGTCTACGATCGTTTCCGTTACCGTGACATTAACTCCTGCCATGTGATGGACGGTTACTGGATCTTCTATGAACAGCCCAACTACAGAGGCCGACAGTACTTCATGAGACCCGGTGAATACAGGAGATACAGTGACTGGGGTGGCTACAACTCAACTATCGGATCTTTCAGACGCATGAGGGATTTTTAA
- the LOC144503824 gene encoding gamma-crystallin S-1-like isoform X2 produces the protein MGKIIFYEDRNFQGRHYECSTDCADLSPYFSRCNSIRVESDWWVTYEKPNYMGYQYVLTRGEYPDYQRWMGFNDNIRSCRSFPQVSSNYRMRIYERPDFGGQMMEIMDDCPSVYDRFRYRDINSCHVMDGYWIFYEQPNYRGRQYFMRPGEYRRYSDWGGYNSTIGSFRRMRDF, from the exons ATGGGAAAG ATCATTTTTTACGAGGACAGGAACTTCCAGGGTCGGCACTATGAGTGCAGCACTGACTGTGCTGACCTGTCCCCTTACTTCAGCCGCTGTAACTCCATCCGTGTTGAGAGTGACTGGTGGGTGACGTATGAAAAACCCAATTACATGGGATACCAGTATGTTCTGACCAGGGGAGAATATCCTGACTACCAGCGCTGGATGGGATTCAATGACAACATCAGGTCATGTCGCTCCTTCCCACAAGTGA GTAGCAATTACAGAATGAGGATTTACGAGAGGCCCGACTTTGGGGGACAGATGATGGAAATCATGGATGACTGTCCCTCTGTCTACGATCGTTTCCGTTACCGTGACATTAACTCCTGCCATGTGATGGACGGTTACTGGATCTTCTATGAACAGCCCAACTACAGAGGCCGACAGTACTTCATGAGACCCGGTGAATACAGGAGATACAGTGACTGGGGTGGCTACAACTCAACTATCGGATCTTTCAGACGCATGAGGGATTTTTAA